CGGGACAAACGATTTCCACCAAACCTATGCAAGCGGCATCGCTGATTTAAGACGTCAGAATACCACTTCTGAGCTTGGCAGAAACTGGAACTTCCAATTAGATTATACGCTCCCATTAGGCGAGGATCATAAGTTTGAAGCTGGATACCGTTCGATATTGCGCTATGCTGATGAAAGCCAGTATTCCGAATTACTGGATACTCTTACGAATGAATTTGCGACAGATTTTTCTGTTACGAATGATTTCGATATGAGCAGTGCTGTACATGCGCTGTATGCCAATTATCAGCGTAAATTGACCGACCGATTAGGAGCGCAACTAGGTTTGCGCGCCGAACAGGCTTATTTAAATACCAGTATCTATTCTTTCGATGAAGATGCGCCTACGGTACCTATCCGTGCTGATGGAAAACTAGATTATTTCCGTTTATATCCAAGTGTATTCTTGAGTTATGGAGTTGGCGAAGCAAAGACCGACAAAATCCAGTTAAGCTATTCACGTCGCGTACAACGCCCGAGAGGTTGGCAGGTGAATCCATTTATCAACATGTCGGACGAGCAGAACTTCATGCAAGGAAATCCTAACCTATTGCCGGAGGATATCCATGCCATGGAGTTAGGTTTCTCTAAATTCTATGAGAAATGGAATTTCGTAGCTTCTGCTTTCTATCGTCGTGTAAATGATGAAGTACAACCGGTATTGTACGATCCATCAATGATTTCGGAGATCGTCGGTGACCGCACAAACGTGAATTATTCAAAATGGGAAAATGCTTCCGATATGGATGTCGCCGGTTTCGAGTTGATCTCCAAGGTCAATATTTTTAGCTGGTGGGATGTTACAGGAAACTTAAACTTATCTTCTATCAAATTCAATCCTAAACCAGGATTGGGATTAAACGAGCGTGAGTCCTTCAACTGGAATGGAAACTTGACTACCAACGTGAAATTTACGCCTACTTTTTCTGCACAAGTTCGCGGAGATTATCGCAGCGGCATGAAAACCATGCAAGGGCAGATGGAACCGATGAAAGGGGTGGATGTAGCGCTTAAGAAAGACATCTTAAAGAATAAAGGTACCTTAAGCTTGAACGCAAGAGACGTGTTCAATACACGTAAATTTGAAATGAAAAACTATCTAGCCGATCGTCAAATGCATTTTTCACACCGTTGGATGCGTAGAATGGTGACTCTTTCATTCTCTTACCGTTTCGGTATTCAAGACCTAAACAAGAAAGAGAGAAGAGAGCAAAACGATATGGGCGACATGGAAGGACAGCAATTTTAAACCTTGCATTTACGATTTGTTTCACTAAATTTAATCTTTCAACTTAATCGACTAATGACTATGAAAAGAAATTTTGGGTATGGATTAATCGTTGCATTTGGTTTAACATTAGGTTCCTGTGCAACAAAATCATCTACCACAGCGCCTCAAGCGCAGCCTGTATACGAATTAAATAATCTTCCAAAGGTCAATCTTAAAGATTTCAAAAAGAACTCTGCGGGCGCTTATGTATTATTTGATGGGTCTTCTTTAAATGGATGGAGAGGGTACAATAAAGACCATGTGCCTGCAAAATGGGCTATCGACAATGGTACATTGAAATTCTCGAAAGCACCGGGAGGGAATGCGAAGGCGGAAGGTGGCGATATTATTTTTGCCCACGATTTTAAAAACTTTGAATTAGAATTTGAATGGAAAATCTCGCAAGCGGGAAACTCGGGTGTGTTTTTCTTAGCCAAAGAGGTTAAAAACCAACCAATCTATATCTCTTCTCCTGAGTATCAATTGCTAGACAATCAAAACCACCCGGATGCAAAGCAAGGTGTTGATGGCAACCGTAAATCCGCGTCTCTGTATGACATGATTCCAGCAAAGCCGCAGAATGCTTTCCCAGCAGGAGAGTGGAATAGAGCGAAGATTGTCGTTAATAAAGGGAAAGTAACGCATTATCAAAACGATGAAAAAGTTGTTGAATACGAACTATGGACGCCGTCTTGGATTGAATTGCTACAAGCTAGCAAATTCAGCAAGGAGAAATGGCCTTTGGCTTTTGAGTTGTTAAGTACTGTTGGTGGAAAAGAAAAGGCTGGCGTTATCGGTTTCCAAGACCACGGTGATGATATTTGGTTGAGAAATGTAACTGTAAAAGTATTATAATGAAGAAAACACTTCATAATTGGAAAGAGAGCTTATTGAGCTCTCTTTTCTTGCTTGTAGCTACTGGCAGTTTGTTGGCTCAAGGTATTTCCTGGCATAATCCATTGCAAGAATCCGCTCTGCAGGGACGTACAGCTGCTTTAAAAACAGAGGATGCGTACGCTCGATTGCCATTGAATTTGAAATCGGAAGTTCGTGAACCGGTGTGGTATCTGGGGCAGCAAGCTGCGGGTATCTATGTGGAGTTTGTTTCGAACTCGCCGGAAGTATCCGTGCGCTACAAGGTGCGCAATGCTTTGAATATGCCCCATATGCCGACCACCGGTGTGAGCGGTGTCGACCTGTATGCAAAGGGTGAAAAAGAGGGCGATTGGAAATGGTCTTTTGGCAAATACAAGTTCGCTGACACCATTACTTACAACTATGTAAACCTTGCAGTGCCAACGAATAAGGGGAACCACTATAGACTTTATCTCCCCCTTTATAATGCGGTTGATTGGATGGAGATCGGCGTAAATGAGGGAACGAGCTTTGAATTCAAGAAAAATACAGAAAAACCAATTATTGTCTACGGCACTTCCATTGCACAGGGAGCTTGTGCCACGCGTCCAGGTTTAGGCTGGACGAATATCCTCGGTCGTAACTTTAGCCAACCGGTGATCAATCTGGCGTTCTCCGGAAATGGTAGACTGGAACAGCCGATCCTCGACCTCATCAATGATGTCGATGCTGCTGCCTATTTGTTGGATTGCATCCCTAACCTAGGATTGAACAAAGATCGTTCGGCCGATGATCTGAAAAAGTTGATCATTAACGCTGTTTCTACCTTGCGTAAGAAGCATCCCAAGACGCCAATTATGCTGATGGCACACAGCTCTAGCGAGGTGCCGGGTATTATGAGCAAAACCAACCTTTCAGAATATGGCTCCTCTTCGGTGGTCGCATTCGAGACTTTTAAAGAGATTAAAGCAAAAGGCGATGCGAATTTGTATTGGGTGTCAAGTCAGGATATTGGCTTCGATATCGAATCTACCGTAGATTATGCCCATCCTAATGATATAGGCATGAAGAAGATTTCCGATGCTTATACCAAAGTTTTGAAACAAATTTTGAGGTAGTATTTAGTAGACATTAGATATAAGACATTAGACATTAGAGCAGGGCGCCGATAAGGCGCCTTTTTTTGTGATGGGTCGTCGTTATAGCTGGGTTTAGTCATTATGCATACTTTTCTCTGTTCTGTGAGGATCTTTTTTTTATGTAAAAAAATCAAACTTTTTTGCTAAGGTTTAATTCAGTTTCCCGTTTCTAGTGAAATTGTTTATAACCAATGTATAATCTCGATGAAATTTTATCGCTTTTACAGAAGCGAATCGATGGCAGTATAACTGAGGAAGAATCCACTATTTTAGAATGCTACGCTTCTTCCAATCCGTATTTCCAACGGGTTCTCGAAAAGATTGGAGAAGATGGTGTATTGTGGGATGATCTAGTTGAAAAATTAGAGTTAGAAAAATCCGATAAAGAATCATGGGAGGAAAGGTTGAGGATTCAAACATTGGGTAAGGTTCGGGAGCAAGAATTTAAAGTTTTCCCAAATAAGTTTAAGCGTATATCATGGCTTCGTATAGCGAGTCTATTACTTGTCACACTCTCCATTTCTACCTTG
The DNA window shown above is from Sphingobacterium hotanense and carries:
- a CDS encoding 3-keto-disaccharide hydrolase translates to MKRNFGYGLIVAFGLTLGSCATKSSTTAPQAQPVYELNNLPKVNLKDFKKNSAGAYVLFDGSSLNGWRGYNKDHVPAKWAIDNGTLKFSKAPGGNAKAEGGDIIFAHDFKNFELEFEWKISQAGNSGVFFLAKEVKNQPIYISSPEYQLLDNQNHPDAKQGVDGNRKSASLYDMIPAKPQNAFPAGEWNRAKIVVNKGKVTHYQNDEKVVEYELWTPSWIELLQASKFSKEKWPLAFELLSTVGGKEKAGVIGFQDHGDDIWLRNVTVKVL
- a CDS encoding SGNH/GDSL hydrolase family protein, which codes for MKKTLHNWKESLLSSLFLLVATGSLLAQGISWHNPLQESALQGRTAALKTEDAYARLPLNLKSEVREPVWYLGQQAAGIYVEFVSNSPEVSVRYKVRNALNMPHMPTTGVSGVDLYAKGEKEGDWKWSFGKYKFADTITYNYVNLAVPTNKGNHYRLYLPLYNAVDWMEIGVNEGTSFEFKKNTEKPIIVYGTSIAQGACATRPGLGWTNILGRNFSQPVINLAFSGNGRLEQPILDLINDVDAAAYLLDCIPNLGLNKDRSADDLKKLIINAVSTLRKKHPKTPIMLMAHSSSEVPGIMSKTNLSEYGSSSVVAFETFKEIKAKGDANLYWVSSQDIGFDIESTVDYAHPNDIGMKKISDAYTKVLKQILR
- a CDS encoding TonB-dependent receptor domain-containing protein, with the protein product MQKNHLLLILFLFPFILFAQKGIIRGTVYEQDGTTLAIGASVNLIPAAAQGAQKGQQTSNAGTFRFEDLTAGTYRIQISFLGHETYNRGSISITANQDFNIGKITLLENGKQIEEVVVQGRVPDLQIGIDKKVFDVSQSTISIGGSAQELLGNVPTLQVESDGAISLRGSTSVRILVDGKESAMAGSDINAFLQSLPAEAIDKVEIITNPSARYDAEGQSGIVNIILKKNARLGLNGSVNASVGNYENANGGVTLNYRPGKVNYFGSYNFARRNSMGDGFNDNTEYINGQVTDLSPRTRSEDESSRLGYNHTIRLGSDYYINDKNSLSIAGNFSIRDNERGRKINYQYWNIPEYGASSYRNAMQEEQDFGVDAQLDYKRTFKREGEELMANVSFGYDTEDGTNDFHQTYASGIADLRRQNTTSELGRNWNFQLDYTLPLGEDHKFEAGYRSILRYADESQYSELLDTLTNEFATDFSVTNDFDMSSAVHALYANYQRKLTDRLGAQLGLRAEQAYLNTSIYSFDEDAPTVPIRADGKLDYFRLYPSVFLSYGVGEAKTDKIQLSYSRRVQRPRGWQVNPFINMSDEQNFMQGNPNLLPEDIHAMELGFSKFYEKWNFVASAFYRRVNDEVQPVLYDPSMISEIVGDRTNVNYSKWENASDMDVAGFELISKVNIFSWWDVTGNLNLSSIKFNPKPGLGLNERESFNWNGNLTTNVKFTPTFSAQVRGDYRSGMKTMQGQMEPMKGVDVALKKDILKNKGTLSLNARDVFNTRKFEMKNYLADRQMHFSHRWMRRMVTLSFSYRFGIQDLNKKERREQNDMGDMEGQQF